In Oryza brachyantha chromosome 2, ObraRS2, whole genome shotgun sequence, a single window of DNA contains:
- the LOC102705696 gene encoding U-box domain-containing protein 34-like: protein MASADPRPPSPAVAVAVAVRPGVALPPWTAPRPPGGFLADSGYTLPRLDAGFFLRCVVWCGGGREAGEKVPAARVAREAAEAYARDRHALAQEALRPFRRIFAAAAAAANAMVETVVLEGDGVAEALVRYAADSGVRSLVLGSASLGWFRRAMNIPDVATAVLKTTEISCNVFVVSKRRLTLKVIRHPQTSKSGTGLRIQSVSQKAFAKSYRSLLFDNFPEEHRHSDSCCQSRISHRGPTNARQSSESHGNITLKSLLAKTAGIEGYKNHGFQSPFKEAHRADSNSSEECQSIDEVAKLRKELQDTLVMYDKACEDLVHAKKKIQVLSNERSEEARKVEHALQEEALKQVVADEEAKHLEAIEEVEQAKKSFTREAYSRKKAEMVASMVSVDKAKVVDAILSTSKNCRRYKKHEIELATDNFSESRKIGEGGYGNVYRGTLDHTEVAVKVIQQDSIDKTDEFLREVDILSQLQHPNLVLLLGFCPEIGCLVYEYLQNGSLEDQLLNNKGRQPLHWFLRFKIIIDVSRGLLFLHGRKPEPIVHRDLKPANILLDKNYVGKIGDVGFAKLISDLVPEWQTEYKETIIAGTLYYMDPEYQQTGTVRPKSDLFALGVIILQMLTGKRPNGLIVSTENAIRNGTLADILDKSQTDWPLAEAEMLARLGLRCTALKCRARPGLETEVLPKLQEILNRITSSTVNVRSPKLNVPSHFICPIMLEVMNDPYVAADGHTYEQQAIKAWLKKHKVSPVTRRVLPDSSVIPNHSLRAAIQQWMSQSAHAKA from the exons ATGGCCTCCGCCGATCCCCGCCCGCCGTCACCCGCtgtggccgtcgccgtggccgtCCGCCCCGGGG TGGCGCTACCGCCTTGGACTGCTCCTCGCCCACCTGGTGGATTTTTGGCTGATTCGGGTTATACGTTGCCACGGCTTGACGCGGGGTTTTTTCTGCGCTGTGTGGTGTGGTGCGGTGGTGGCCGTGAAGCCGGGGAGAAggtgccggcggcgcgggtggcgcgggaggcggcggaggcgtaCGCGCGCGACCGCCACGCTCTCGCCCAGGAGGCGCTTCGCCCCTTCCGCCGtatcttcgccgccgccgctgccgcggcgAATGCGATG gTGGAGACGGTGGTGCTGGAGGGCGACGGTGTGGCGGAGGCGCTGGTGCGGTACGCGGCGGACTCCGGCGTACGGAGCCTGGTGCTCGGCTCCGCCTCATTAGGGTGGTTCAGAAG GGCAATGAATATCCCAGATGTTGCCACTGCTGTCCTGAAAACAACAGAAATTTCATGCAATGTGTTTGTTGTGTCCAAACGAAGACTGACCCTGAAAGTGATAAGGCATCCTCAAACGAGCA AGTCTGGTACAGGCTTGAGAATTCAGTCAGTTAGTCAGAAAGCATTTGCAAAATCATACAGAAGTTTGTTATTCGACAACTTTCCTGAGGAGCACAGACACTCGGATTCTTGCTGCCAGTCCCGTATTTCTCATCGTGGTCCTACTAATGCTCGTCAAAGTTCTGAAAGTCATGGGAACATCACTCTGAAAAGTTTACTTGCGAAGACAGCAGGAATAGAAGGATATAAAAACCATGGTTTTCAAAGCCCCTTCAAGGAAGCACATCGCGCTGACTCTAACTCAAGTGAAGAG TGTCAATCCATAGATGAAGTAGCAAAGCTGAGGAAGGAATTGCAGGATACCTTAGTGATGTATGACAAAGCTTGTGAAGATCTTGTCCATGCtaagaaaaag ATTCAGGTACTTTCCAACGAGCGTTCTGAAGAGGCAAGGAAGGTTGAGCATGCACTACAGGAGGAAGCGCTGAAGCAAGTAGTAGCAGATGAGGAGGCAAAGCATTTGGAGGCCATTGAAGAAGTTGAGCAAGCAAAGAAATCATTCACCCGAGAGGCCTACTCCAGAAAAAAGGCAGAAATGGTAGCGAGCATGGTCTCCGTCGATAAGGCAAAAGTCGTTGATGCCATTTTGTCAACAAGCAAGAATTGCAGGCGGTACAAAAAACATGAAATAGAGCTTGCCACTGATAACTTCTCTGAATCAAGGAAGATTGGTGAGGGAGGCTATGGGAATGTGTATAGGGGCACCCTTGATCATACTGAAGTTGCTGTCAAGGTCATTCAGCAAGATTCCATCGACAAGACCGATGAGTTCCTGAGGGAG GTTGACATTCTGAGCCAGCTTCAGCATCCCAACCTGGTTTTGTTGCTTGGTTTCTGTCCTGAAATCGGCTGTCTTGTATACGAATACCTGCAGAATGGGAGCCTCGAAGATCAACTTCTTAACAACAAAGGGCGCCAACCATTGCATTGGTTCCTAAGGTTCAAAATCATCATTGATGTGTCACGTGGGCTTTTGTTCTTGCATGGAAGAAAACCAGAGCCAATAGTCCACCGTGACCTCAAACCTGCAAACATCCTACTGGACAAGAATTATGTGGGTAAAATCGGCGATGTCGGCTTCGCGAAGCTCATATCAGATCTTGTGCCTGAGTGGCAAACGGAGTACAAAGAGACCATCATTGCAGGCACATTGTACTACATGGATCCTGAGTACCAGCAAACCGGGACGGTTCGTCCGAAATCGGACCTGTTTGCTCTGGGGGTCATCATTCTTCAGATGCTAACCGGCAAACGCCCAAATGGGCTCATTGTCAGCACAGAAAACGCCATCAGAAACGGGACGCTGGCTGACATTCTTGACAAATCACAAACTGATTGGCCGCTTGCTGAGGCAGAAATGCTGGCAAGGCTTGGTTTGAGATGCACGGCCCTAAAATGCAGAGCGAGGCCTGGGCTTGAGACAGAGGTTCTCCCAAAGCTCCAGGAAATTCTGAATAGGATTACTTCTTCTACTGTCAATGTAAGAAGTCCAAAGCTAAATGTGCCGAGCCACTTCATCTGCCCTATAATGCTG GAGGTAATGAATGATCCTTATGTCGCTGCTGATGGACACACGTATGAGCAACAAGCAATCAAAGCTTGGCTCAAGAAACACAAAGTATCCCCGGTCACGCGGCGAGTTCTACCAGATTCTTCGGTAATCCCAAACCATTCGTTGCGAGCTGCGATACAGCAGTGGATGTCACAGTCAGCTCATGCAAAGGCATGA